The Solanum lycopersicum chromosome 6, SLM_r2.1 genome has a window encoding:
- the MT2 gene encoding metallothionein-like protein type 2, with the protein MSGCGGSCNCGSSCSCGKGGGCNMYPDLEKSTTLTIIEGVAPMNNKGMVEGSIEKATEGGNGCKCGSSCKCDPCNC; encoded by the exons ATGTCTGGCTGTGGAGGAAGCTGTAATTGTGGTTCTAGCTGCAGTTGCGGCAAGGGCGGAGG GTGCAACATGTACCCTGATTTGGAGAAGTCAACTACCCTTACCATCATCGAGGGAGTTGCACCTATGAACAA CAAGGGAATGGTTGAAGGATCAATTGAGAAAGCTACAGAAGGGGGGAATGGGTGCAAGTGTGGCTCAAGCTGCAAGTGTGACCCTTGCAACTGTTGA
- the LOC101253593 gene encoding uncharacterized protein isoform X1, whose protein sequence is MRSNERRFPVVVNGGGGGGNWLNRGDGVGSGGCYSHESEPDLAAMVSDFLESSSAGAESRCSSDNDSGYSDLALLADTISLYKNSVDRYESDLTMVVHSLILSMTESFHNGKPETCNASCIRSYLVKLLQSCGFNADMCAIKWQGCGKIPGGEHEYIEVISHGNDGCSERYIIDLDFRSHFEIARAVKSYNVVLSCLPPVYVGTVTKLKLYLQAMVEAAKCSLKQNSMPLPPWRSLAYLEAKWESSHKVANVQVQSSVSSSNSSHRHCTELLWRIKSCIGSEIKAKGFVVLKNCRKRQGLKIESSHSSPVTP, encoded by the exons ATGAGGAGCAACGAACGTCGTTTTCCGGTGGTCGTCAATGGTGGTGGCGGAGGAGGAAATTGGCTGAATAGAGGCGACGGTGTTGGAAGCGGCGGCTGTTATAGTCATGAGAGCGAACCTGACTTGGCTGCTATGGTCAGTGACTTTCTGGAAAGTAGTAGCGCCGGTGCTGAGTCAAGGTGTAGCAGTGATAATGATTCCGGTTACTCCGATCTCGCTCTTCTTGCTGATACGATTTCG CTGTACAAGAACTCAGTGGATCGGTATGAAAGTGATCTAACAATGGTGGTCCATTCCCTTATTCTTTCAATGACCGAATCTTTTCATAATGGCAAGCCCGAAACATGCAATGCAAGCTGCATCAGATCTTATCTAGTGAAGCTCCTCCAGTCTTGCGGTTTTAATGCAGATATGTGTGCAATCAAGTGGCAAGGTTGTGGAAAAATTCCTGGAG GTGAACACGAGTACATTGAGGTGATCTCCCATGGAAATGATGGATGCTCCGAAAGGTATATCATTGATCTTGACTTTCGGAGCCACTTTGAAATTGCAAGAGCAGTCAAATCCTACAATGTGGTCTTGAGTTGTCTTCCACCAGTTTATGTTGGCACAGTAACAAAACTTAAGCTGTATCTTCAGGCTATGGTAGAAGCAGCTAAATGTTCACTCAAACAGAATTCCATGCCTCTTCCTCCATGGCGATCCCTTGCCTATTTAGAAGCCAAGTGGGAATCCAGTCACAAAGTAGCCAATGTTCAGGTTCAGAGTAGCGTCAGCTCCTCTAATTCCTCTCATCGGCATTGTACTGAGCTGTTGTGGAGGATAAAATCCTGCATTGGATCTGAAATTAAAGCCAAAGGATTCGTGGTACTTAAGAACTGTAGAAAGAGGCAGGGACTAAAGATCGAATCAAGTCATTCTTCCCCAGTGACTCCATGA
- the LOC101253593 gene encoding uncharacterized protein isoform X2, with product MRSNERRFPVVVNGGGGGGNWLNRGDGVGSGGCYSHESEPDLAAMVSDFLESSSAGAESRCSSDNDSGYSDLALLADTISLYKNSVDRYESDLTMVVHSLILSMTESFHNGKPETCNASCIRSYLVKLLQSCGFNADMCAIKWQGCGKIPGGEHEYIEVISHGNDGCSERLW from the exons ATGAGGAGCAACGAACGTCGTTTTCCGGTGGTCGTCAATGGTGGTGGCGGAGGAGGAAATTGGCTGAATAGAGGCGACGGTGTTGGAAGCGGCGGCTGTTATAGTCATGAGAGCGAACCTGACTTGGCTGCTATGGTCAGTGACTTTCTGGAAAGTAGTAGCGCCGGTGCTGAGTCAAGGTGTAGCAGTGATAATGATTCCGGTTACTCCGATCTCGCTCTTCTTGCTGATACGATTTCG CTGTACAAGAACTCAGTGGATCGGTATGAAAGTGATCTAACAATGGTGGTCCATTCCCTTATTCTTTCAATGACCGAATCTTTTCATAATGGCAAGCCCGAAACATGCAATGCAAGCTGCATCAGATCTTATCTAGTGAAGCTCCTCCAGTCTTGCGGTTTTAATGCAGATATGTGTGCAATCAAGTGGCAAGGTTGTGGAAAAATTCCTGGAG GTGAACACGAGTACATTGAGGTGATCTCCCATGGAAATGATGGATGCTCCGAAAG GCTATGGTAG